From a region of the uncultured Draconibacterium sp. genome:
- a CDS encoding class II aldolase/adducin family protein → MRKLNTKWMHPRDQIIMIIDKIYRSGMTTTSGGNISIIDENGDVWVTPSAIDKGTLRPTDIICVRKDGTIEGRHKPSSEYPFHIAIYKCRPEIKAVIHAHPPALVSFSIVRQIPNTNVLPQAKHVCGPIGYAPYALPGSDELGDVIADEFAKGVNAVIMENHGTVVGGSDLSDAYQRFETMEFCARTLINGSTIGTPNYLSDDQIDEFENQIPRLLPEMKNVEYPSDERAIREMIQRIVLRACDQGLMISSYGTVSVRWKEDDFLITPTNVARWDIQLKDIVQINDGKREPGKLPSRSTWLHQEIYKRFPHVNSIILTQTPYLMAYSVTGEKIDVRTIPESWIFLQDIPNMPFGSHFAGQEAILNTLSENTPAVIINNDSVLVTGDNLLGTFDKLEVAEFSAKSLTMGASLGQLIPINDEQVEDLRKKFLG, encoded by the coding sequence ATGAGAAAATTAAATACAAAATGGATGCATCCACGTGATCAGATAATAATGATAATTGATAAGATTTATCGAAGTGGAATGACAACAACATCGGGAGGTAACATCTCGATTATTGACGAAAATGGAGATGTATGGGTAACGCCATCGGCAATTGATAAAGGAACTTTACGACCAACTGATATTATTTGTGTGAGAAAAGATGGAACGATTGAAGGACGTCACAAACCTTCATCGGAGTATCCTTTTCACATAGCCATTTATAAATGCCGCCCCGAAATAAAAGCGGTAATTCATGCACATCCACCGGCGTTGGTTTCTTTTAGTATTGTACGTCAGATTCCGAATACAAATGTGCTTCCGCAGGCAAAACATGTTTGCGGCCCAATAGGTTATGCACCGTATGCTTTACCCGGAAGTGATGAATTAGGTGATGTTATTGCTGATGAGTTTGCAAAAGGAGTGAATGCCGTAATTATGGAAAATCACGGAACAGTTGTGGGCGGAAGCGATTTAAGTGATGCCTATCAGCGTTTCGAAACAATGGAGTTTTGCGCCCGCACTTTAATAAACGGAAGCACAATTGGTACCCCCAACTATTTGTCTGATGATCAGATCGATGAATTTGAAAATCAGATTCCGCGATTATTGCCGGAGATGAAGAATGTTGAATATCCTTCAGACGAGCGGGCGATTAGGGAAATGATACAGCGTATTGTTTTGCGTGCCTGCGATCAGGGATTGATGATCAGTTCGTATGGTACTGTTTCGGTGCGTTGGAAGGAAGATGATTTTTTGATAACGCCTACCAATGTGGCGCGCTGGGATATTCAGTTAAAAGACATTGTGCAGATAAATGACGGTAAGCGCGAGCCTGGGAAATTGCCAAGTCGATCGACTTGGTTACACCAGGAAATTTACAAACGTTTTCCACATGTAAATTCAATTATCTTAACTCAAACGCCTTATCTAATGGCATATAGTGTTACCGGTGAGAAAATTGACGTACGTACCATTCCTGAAAGCTGGATTTTCTTACAAGACATCCCCAATATGCCATTCGGTTCGCATTTTGCCGGACAAGAGGCTATTTTGAATACCCTTTCGGAGAATACGCCTGCTGTTATAATCAATAACGATTCGGTTTTAGTAACCGGCGATAATTTACTTGGAACTTTTGATAAGTTGGAAGTGGCTGAGTTTAGTGCCAAGTCACTTACTATGGGGGCTTCGCTAGGTCAGCTAATCCCAATTAACGATGAGCAGGTTGAGGATTTAAGGAAGAAGTTTTTGGGATAA